The Plantactinospora sp. KBS50 sequence CCGATCGGGACGCCCTGCTCGACGAGCTGCGCGCCGAGGCGAACCGGTGAGCGCAGCCGTGCTGGGCCGGCTGGCCGGCCTGCTGCCCGACGCCGGCGACTGGACGGCGGTGCGCCGGTCGCCCCGCCGGGACCTGCTGGCCGGGCTGACCGTGGCGGTGGTGGCGCTGCCGCTGGCCCTGGCGTTCGGCGTCACCTCCGGGCTGGGCGCGCAGGCCGGCCTGATCACCGCGGTGGTGGCCGGGGCCGTGGCGGCGGTGTTCGGCGGCTCCAACCTCCAGGTCTCCGGCCCGACCGGGGCGATGACCGTGGTGCTCGTGCCGGTGGTGCACCGCTTCGGCCCGACCGGCGTGCTCGCCGTCGGCGTGCTGGCCGGGCTGGTGCTGATCGTGCTGGCGGTGGCCCGGCTCGGCCGCTACGTGCAGTACCTGCCGACGCCGGTGATCGAGGGCTTCACCGCCGGCATCGCGGTGGTGATCGCGCTGCAACAGGTGCCGGCCGCGCTGGGCGTGGTCGACGCGCACGGCGAGAAGGTCTGGGCGGTGGCCGCCGACGCGGTCGTCCGGTTCGCGGCGCACCCCCGGCCGGCGGCCGTGCTCGTGGCGGCGTCGGTCGCGGCGCTCATGCTGATCGGCGCGCGGTGGCGGCCGGCCCTGCCGTTCTCGCTGCTCGGGGTCGGTGCCGCGACCGTGCTGGCCGAGCTGGTGCCGGTCGACCTGGCCCGGATCGGCACGCTGCCGCAGGGGCTGCCGGCGCCGTCCCTCGACTTCTTCGACCCGGGCGCGGTCGGAGCGCTGCTGCCGTCCGCGCTCGCGGTGGCCGCGCTCGCGGCGCTGGAGAGCCTGCTCTCGGCCACCGTGGCCGACGGGATGACGGTGGGCGAGCGGCACGACCCGGACCGGGAGCTGTTCGGGCAGGGCCTGGCGAACCTGGCCGCGCCGGTCTTCGGCGGCATCCCGGCCACCGCGGCGATCGCCCGGACGGCGGTGAACGTCCGGGCCGGCGCGGCCTCGAAGCTGGCCGCCCTGACCCACGCGGTCGCGCTCGCGGTGATCGTGCTGGCCGCGGCGCCGCTGGTCGGGCGGATCCCGCTGGCCGCGCTGGCCGGGGTGCTGCTGGCCACCACGGTCCGGATGGTGGAGGTCGCCTCGCTGCGCGCCCTCGTCCGGGCCACCCGCGCCGACGCGGTGGTGCTGGTGCTCACGTTCGCGGTCACGGTGATCTGGGACCTGGTGACCGCGGTGGCCGTGGGCATCGCGGTCGCCGTCGTCCTCGCGCTGCGGGCGGTGGCCCGCAGCGCCAAGCTGGAACAGGTGCCGCTGGAGGCCGGGGACCACAGCGCCGAGGAGCACGCCCTGCTGGCCGAGCACATCGTGGCGTACCGCCTCGACGGGCCGCTGTTCTTCGCCGCCGCCCACCGTTTCCTGCTGGAACTCTCCGAGGTGGCCGACGTCCGGGTGGTGATCCTGCGGATGTCCCGGGTCTCCACCATGGACGCCACCGGCGCCCGGGTGCTCGGCGACGCCATCGACAGGCTGCGCGGACGGGGCATCACCGTGCTGCTCTCCGGCATCACCGCCGACCACCACCAGGTGCTCGACGCGCTGGGCGTCGCCGAGGAACTGCGCCGCGCCGGGCTGGTCTTCCCGGACACCCCGGCCGCGATCCGCTACGCCCGGTCGCTCGCCCTGGCCGCACCGGCGGACGGGGCGGGCGCGGCGCAGGCCGACCAGCACCTGTGAAACACGCCCTAGTCGGGCACCCGCCGGTAGGCGCCGTCGCTGGCCGAGGTGGCCATCGAGGCGTACGCGCGCAGCGCCGCGGAGACCGGGCGTTCCCGGTCGGTCGGCGTGTACGGCCGGTCGCGCTTCTCCTCGGCGATCCGGCGGGCCGCGAGCACCTCGTCCGGGACGTTGAGTACGACCGACCGGCCCGGAATGTCGATGACGATCTCGTCACCCTCGGCCACCAGCGCGATGAGCCCGCCGCCGGCCGCCTCGGGGGAGACGTGCCCGATGGACAGCCCGGAGGTGCCGCCGGAGAACCGGCCGTCGGTCAGCAGCGCACAGGACCGGCCGAGGCCGCGCCCCTTGAGGAACGAGGTGGGGTAGAGCATCTCCTGCATCCCCGGCCCGCCCTTGGGGCCTTCGTACCGGATCAGCACGACGTCGCCGGCCACCACCCGCCGGGCGAGGATCGCCTCGACGGCCGCCTCCTGGGACTCGAACACCCGGGCCGGCCCGCGGAACGTCAGGCACTCCTCGGGCACCCCGGCGGTCTTCACCACGCAGCCGTCCGGGGCCAGGTTGCCACGCAGGATCGCCAGCCCGCCGTCGGCGGAGTACGCGTGGGCGAGGTCCCGGATGCAGCCGTCGGCCGGATCGGTGTCCAGCGCGTCCCAGCGGTTGGTGGTGGAGAACGGCTCGGTCGTGCGCACCCCGCCCGGCGCCGCCGCGAACAGTTCGTTCGCCGCCGCGGTGGCCCGGCCGCCCCGGATGTCCCAGTCGGCGAGCCAGGCGTCCAGCGAGTCGGCGTGCACCGCGTGCACGTCGCGGCGCAGCAGTCCGGCGCGGTCCAACTCGCCGAGGATGGCGGGGATGCCGCCGGCCCGGTGCACGTCCTCCATGTGGTACTTCGGCGAGTTCGGCGCGACCTTGGCCAGGCAGGGCACCCGGCGGGAGATCTCGTCGATGTCGACCACCCCGAAGTCGAGTTCCGCCTCGCGGGCCGCGGCCAACAGGTGCAGCACGGTGTTGGTGGAGCCGCCCATCGCCACGTCCAGCGCGATGGCGTTCTCGAAGGCGGCCCGGGAGGCGATCGAGCGGGGCAGCACCGAGGCGTCGTCCCCGTCGTACCAGCGACGGGCCAGCGCCACGGCGGTCCGGCCGGCCTCGACGAACAGCGACCGGCGCGCGGCGTGGGTGGCCAGCGTCGAACCGTTGCCGGGCAGGGCCAGGCCGATCGCCTCGGTCAGGCAGTTCATCGAGTTCGCGGTGAACATGCCCGAACAGGATCCGCAGGTCGGGCACGCGGAGCGTTCGATCTCCCCGAGTTGGCCGTCGCCGACCGCGTCGTCCGAGGAGGCGATCATCGCGTCGATCAGGTCGAGCTTGCGGCCGGTGGTGGTGGAGACCACCCCGTCGACCACGGCCAGCCCGTCGACCTTGCCGGCCTCCATCGGGCCACCGGAGACGAACACGGCGGGGATGTTCAGCCGCAGCGCCGCCAGCAGCATGCCGGGGGTGATCTTGTCGCAGTTGGAGATGCACACCAGGACGTCCGCGCAGTGCGCGTTGACCATGTACTCCACCGCGTCGGCGATCAACTCGCGGCTGGGCAGCGAGTAGAGCATGCCGCCGTGGCCCATCGCGATGCCGTCGTCCACCGCGATCGTGTTGAACTCCCGGCCCACCCCGCCGGCCTCGGCGACCGCCTCCGCCACCAGGCCACCGAGGTCCTTGAGGTGGACGTGTCCCGGTACGAACTGGGTGTAGCTGTTGGCGATGGCGACGATCGGCTTGCCGAAGTCGCTGTCGGTCATCCCGGTGGCACGCCACAGCGCCCGGGCGCCGGCCATCGTCCGTCCGTGCGTGGAGGTCCTCGACCGCAGGTCAGGCATACCACCCAGTCTGGCACCGGCGTGGTCACGGTGCGACCACCCGGGTGCCGACCCGCCCACCACGCGGGATGGCGGGGCCGCCCGGCGGGACGGCTCCGATGGATACGACCCGGGAACAACGCGCGTGCCCGGTTTCCGTGCGTGGCACCGATCCGGCAGAGTTGGGTTGTGCACCCACTTCCGGTCGTGGTGACCATCGCCGTCGGTGGCGGGTCGGTCGCCACGATCGCCACCGTCCTGCTGTTCCGGGCGGCGCGGCGGGCGGTTCCGGTCGGCCCGGCGCCGGCCGGCCCGCACCCGCTTGAGCATCCGGGTGCGGTCGCCGCCTGCCGCTGGCTGGCCGCCGGTGCCGCGGTCACCACCCTCACCACGGTGGCCGGGCTGGGCGTGCTGGCCGGGCTGGGCGCGGACTGGTCGGATCACCACCGGGAGCGGGCGCTGCTGGCCTCCGTGGTGGCGATCGGCTGCACGGTCGGCGGCGCGGTGCTGTGGGCCGGGCTGCTGCGGTTTCCGCACCTGATCCGCGGCGCCGCGGTCGCCACCCGGCTGGCGCTGGACGGCGTCATCGTGGCGGCCGCGCTGTGGTTCGTCGGCTGGGTGCTGCTCAGCCGGCCGACCCGGCTGCTCGGCGCCGCCACCCCGGTGCCCGGCCCGGCCATCCTGGTGGCCACGATCACCACGGCCGGCGGGGCCGGCCTGGCGGCCATGGTGATCCTGCGGGCCGGCCGGCCGCGGACCCGGTCCGTGCTGGCCGGCGTCGGCGTCACCCTCACGGCCCTGGCCGGCCTGCTGCTGTCCGCGGGCATCGGCCAGTCCGGCCCGGTCGCCACGGCGGTCGGCGCCGTGCTCGCGCCGGGCGGGCTGCTGCTGCTGGCGCTGGCCGCCCGCACCACCGAGGTGCTGGACGAGACCGGCGTGGACGTGATGCTGCGCGGCACCGGGTACGCGTTCCTGCCGATGATCGGGCTCAGCCTGGCGGCCTGTTACCACGAGGCGGTCGGCGGCACCTTCTCCGGAGCGGTGGTGGCGGCCGGGGTGGTCGAGGGGTTCGCCCTGGTCTCCCGGCACTCGCTGGCGCTGCGCCAGGTGCGCGGCTACGCCAACCGGCTCGTCGAGCGCGAGGCGCACTTCCGGGAGTTGGCGCACACCGACCCGCTCACCGGGCTGGCGAACCGGCGCGGGCTGCTGCGCGCGCTGCACGAGGAGCTTTCGCCCGCGCCGGTGGTGCTGCTCGGACTCGACCTGGACGGGTTCAAGGTCGTCAACGACATGCGCGGTCACGACGTCGGCGACGCCGTGCTCGTCGAGGTGGGGCAGCGGCTGCGCCGCACCCTCGGGCCGGGGCACGTGCCGGCCCGGCTGGGCGGGGACGAGTTCGCGGTGCTGCTGCGCGGCGATCCGGCCGGGGCGCAGCGGATGGCCGAACGGCTGCTGCTGGCGCTCGGCGGGGCGTACCAGAGCGCGGAGGGGCCGGTCTACCTGTCGGTGAGCATCGGCGTGGCCGTCCGGTCCGGCTCCGGCGCGGTGGAGGACCTGCTCCGGCACGCCGACCTGGCGCTGCGCTACGCCAAGCAGCGCGGCAAGAACCGGGTCGAGCGGTACGACGCCGGCCACGAGGACCGGCTGCGCCGGCGTACCACGCTGGAGCACGAACTGCGCGGCGCGATCGGCCGGGACGAGCTGTGGCTGGCCTTCCAGCCGGTGGTGGCGGTGCCCTCGGTGCGCCCGGTGGGTGCCGAGGCGCTGCTGCGGTGGGAGCACCCCACCCTCGGGTCGGTCCGGCCGGACGAGTTCATCCCGCTGGCCGAGGAGTGCGGGATGATCGCCGACCTGGGGGCGTGGGTGCTGCACCGGGCCTGCCACCAGCTCTCCGTGTGGCTGGCCGACGGGCACGACGTCTGGGTGTCGGTGAACGTCTCGCCGCGGGAGCTGCACCGGCCCGAGTACGTCCGGCAGGTCACCGAGGCGCTGCGGATGCACCGGGTGCCGGCGCAGCGGCTGGTGCTGGAGGTGACCGAGCACGCCGTCGCCACCGACCTGGACGAGCTGATCGACCGGCTCACCGCGCTGCGCGCGATCGGCGTACGGGTCGCGCTGGACGACTTCGGCGCCGGCTACTCCTCGCTGGGTCAGCTGCGCCGGTTGCCCATCGACATCCTGAAGATCGACCACAGCCTGGTCACCGATCCGGAGCCCGAGCCGAACGGCGCGATCCGCAGCGTGGCCGCGGTCGGGATGGTCGACATGGTGATGCGGCTCGGGCACCGGCTGGGCCTGGAGGTGATCGCCGAGGGGGTGACCACGCCGACCGAGCTGGCGGCGGTGGTGGCGGCCGGCTGCCGGTTCGGGCAGGGGCTGCTGTTCGGCTGGGGCGTGCCGGCGGAGCACCTGGCGGCCCAGTTGGAGGCGGCTTCGGCGCGTACCGGCGAGGGGCCGCGGGCGGACGGGGTCGCGGTGCCGCCCCGCTCGCCGGTGGACGAGGTGATCGTGGCGTCGGCGCAGGGGGTCACCGTGGTCCCGGTGTCACCGGTAGGGGTGCCGCAGGCGGGGCCGCCGGAGAGCCCCACCGGGGCGCCGGTCGCGCCGGTCGCCGCCGCTCCGGCCCTGGCCGGGGGCGGTGAGGACGGTCCGGTCCGGCCGTCGCAGCGCGGCGCCGGGTCCACCGGAGCGACGCGTTCTGTCCAAGATGTGGGAGCAGTTGACTCAGGGCGTGAGATGCGTCAGGCTTGACCCCATGTCGTCGACCCGGTCGGTCCGAGTACTTATTTGAGCGCACTCTCGTGTGACGAGAGTGCGCTGGCCCCGTGCATCACGCACGAGGGCTTTTTTGTTGCCCGGCCCCAGACCCGAGACCCGCACCCAAAGGCTGACACCGCCATGACGCGACCCACACCAGAGACCATCGCCCAGCGAGCCCACGCCGCCCAGCCGGTGCCGGCCGTCGCCTCGCCCGCCACCGTGGCGGCGGCCGCGGCGGTACGCACCACATCCCCGGTCCAGCTCTCCGGCGCCGGCACGCTCGTCCGGTCGCTGGAGGCGCTCGGCGTGGACGTGGTCTTCGGCATTCCCGGCGGCGCGATCCTGCCGGCGTACGACCCGCTCTACGACTCCGCCGTGCGGCACATCCTGGTCCGGCACGAGCAGGGCGCCGGGCACGCCGCCACCGGCTACGCGCAGGCCACCGGGAAGGTGGGCGTCTGCATCGCCACCTCCGGCCCGGGCGCGACCAACCTGGTCACCCCGATCGCCGACGCGTACATGGACTCGGTGCCGCTGGTGGCGATCACCGGGCAGGTGGCCCGGCCGCTGATCGGCTCGGACGCCTTCCAGGAGGCGGACATCCAGGGCATCACGCTGCCGATCACCAAGCACAACTTCCTGGTCCAGACCGCCGAGGAGCTTCCGCGGATCCTGGCCGAGGCGTTCCACCTGGCCTCGACCGGCCGGCCGGGGCCGGTGCTGGTGGACGTCCCCAAGGACGTGCTCCAGGCGCAGACGACCTTCCGCTGGCCGCCCACGCTCGACCTGCCCGGCTACCGGCCGACGCTGCACCCGCACGGCAAGCAGATCCGGGAGGCCGCCCGGCTGATGGCCGCCGCCCGCCGCCCGGTGCTGTACGTCGGCGGCGGGGTGCTCAAGGGGCGGGCCACCGAGGGCCTGCGCCGGCTGGCCGAGCTGACCGGGATCCCGGTGGTGACCACGCTGATGGCCCGGGGCGCGTTCCCGGACTCGCACCGGCAGCACCTGGGCATGCCCGGCATGCACGGCACGGTGGCCGCGGTGTACGCGCTGCAACGCACCGACCTGATCATCGCGCTCGGCACCCGGTTCGACGACCGGGTGACCGGCAAGCTGGACTCGTTCGCCCCGGGCGCCAAGGTGGTGCACGCCGACATCGACCCGGCGGAGATCGGCAAGAACCGGCACGCCGACGTGCCGATCGTGGGTGACGTGCGGCACGTGATCGACGAGCTGCTCACCGCGGTCGGCCAGGAGCGCTCCGGCGCGGTCGACCGGACCGAGTGGTGGGCGCAGCTGGACGATCTGCGTCGCCGCTACCCGCTGGGCTACGACGAGCCGGAGGACGGCACGCTCGCGCCGCAGCACGTGATCAAGCGGCTCGGCGAGATCGTCGGCCCGGACGCGGTGTACGTGGCCGGGGTCGGGCAGCACCAGATGTGGGCCAGCCAGTTCGTCTCGTACGAGAAGCCGCGCAGTTGGCTGAACTCCGGCGGCCTCGGCACCATGGGCTACGCCGTGCCGGCGGCCATGGGCGCCAAGGTGGGCCGGCCGGACGCGACCGTCTGGGCGATCGACGGGGACGGCTGCTTCCAGATGACCAATCAGGAGCTGGCGACCTGCGCCCTGGAGGGCATCCCGATCAAGGTCGCCGTGATCAACAACGGCAATCTGGGCATGGTGCGCCAGTGGCAGACGCTCTTCTACGACCAGCGGTACTCGAACACGGAACTGGGCACCCACAAGCACCGGATCCCGGACTTCGTGAAGCTGGCCGAGGCGCTCGGCTGCGTGGGTCTGCGCTGCGAGAACGCGGCCGACGTGGACCGGACGATCGAGGCCGCGATGGCCGTCAACGACGCCCCCGTGGTGGTCGACTTCGTGGTCGGCAAGGACGCCATGGTCTGGCCCATGGTGGCCGCCGGCACCAGCAACGACGAGATCATGTTCGCTCGGGACGTGCGGCCGAACTTCGACGAGGACGACGAGGTTCTCTCATGACCGAACGCACCGGGCGCAGCGAGGGCCGTGAGGGCGTGGCGAAGGAGATCCGGCAATGACCATTCACACCCTCTCCGTCCTGGTGGAGAACAAGCCGGGCGTGCTGGCCCGGGTGGCGGGGCTGTTCTCCCGGCGCGGATTCAACATCGACTCGTTGGCCGTGGGGGAGACCGAGAACCCCGAGGTCTCCCGGATCACGATCGTGGTCAACGCCGAGACCTCGCCACTGGAGCAGGTCACCAAGCAGCTCAACAAGCTGGTCAACGTACTGAAGATCGTGGAGCTGGATCCGGTGGTCTCGGTGGCTCGGGAACTTCTGCTGGTCAAGGTGCGGGTCGACCGGTCCGCCCGGTCCCAGGTGCTGGAGACCGTGGACCTGTTCCGGGCGCGTGTCGTGGACGTCTCCCCGGAGACCCTCACGATCGAGGCCACCGGCACGCCCGACAAGCTGGAAGCGCTGCTGCGCGACCTCGAACCGTTCGGCATCAAGGAGATGGTCCAGTCCGGGCTGGTGGCGATCGGCCGGGGCTCCCGGTCCATCGCCGCCGGCCCCGCGCTGCGGGCCGCGTGACCGGCGAGCCACCCGGCCGCCGTAGGAAAGGGAAGAGTTCATGAGCGTTGAGGTGTACTACGACGACGACGCCGACCTGGGGGTCATCCAGGGCCGCACGGTCGCGGTGATCGGGTACGGCAGCCAGGGGCACGCGCACGCGCTGTCGCTGCGGGACTCCGGCGTCGACGTGGTGGTCGGCCTGCCCGAGGGTTCCAAGAGCCGGGCCAAGGCACAGGAGCAGGGCCTTGTGGTGCGTACGCCGGCCGAGGCGGCGCAGGCGGCCGACGTGATCATGATTCTCGCGCCGGACACCGTGCAGCGCACGCTCTACGCCGAGTCGATCGCGCCGCACCTGTCCGCGGGCAAGGCGCTGCTCTTCGGCCACGGTTTCAACATCCGGTACGGCTTCATCTCCCCGCCGGCCGACGTGGACGTGGCGATGGTGGCCCCGAAGGGACCGGGCCACCTGGTCCGCCGGCAGTACGTCGACGGCAAGGGCGTGCCGTGCCTGGTGGCGATCGAGCAGGACGCCAGCGGGAACGCGCTGGCGCTGGCGCTGGCGTACGCCAAGGGGATCGGCGGGACGCGGGCCGGGGTGATCCGGACCAGCTTCGCCGAGGAGACCGAGACCGACCTGTTCGGCGAGCAGGCGGTGCTCTGCGGCGGCGCCTCCGCGCTGGTGCAGACGGGCTTCGAGGTGCTCACCGAGGCCGGGTACGCCCCGGAGATCGCGTACTTCGAGTGCCTGCACGAGCTGAAGCTGATCGTCGACCTGATGTACGAGGGCGGCATCGCCCGGATGCGGTACAGCGTCTCCGACACGGCCGAGTACGGCGACTACTCGCGCGGACCGCGCGTGATCGACGCACGGGTCAAGGATGAGATGCGGCGGATCCTCGCGGAGATCAAGGCCGGGGACTTCGCCCGGGAGTGGATCGCCGAGGACGACGCGGGTCGGCCGAACTTCACCAAGTGGCGGGCCGAGGGCGCGGCGCACCCGATCGAGGAGACCGGTCAGAAGCTGCGCGGCATGATGAGCTGGGTGGACCGGCCGATCACCGAGACCGCCTAGCCGGTCCGCCGGTCCGGTCCGCCGGTCCGTTCCGGGGCCGGTGTTCCCCGCCGAGAAGCCGTTGATCAAGGCGTTTGTGCCGCGGTAAGCGCTTACCGTGGTCACAGACGCCTTGATCAATGTGCCTGTGGCCGCGATTCGACGGCGATCCGGCCGCGATCCGGCCGCGGTCGGACCGGGGCGGGGGCGCGATCGGACCGGGGCGGGGGGCGCGGCCCGGTGTGCGGGATGCGGGCGCGGGGTCGGTGCGGCGACCGGCCCGGAGCGCGGGCCGTTGGTGATCTTGCGCGTGATGTCGGGTTTGTGAGGGCGCTCACCCGGGCTGCCCGGTCGGGGTGGTGGCGGCCTACGATCGGCGGTGAGCGCGCCGGCCCGGGTCGGCGCCGTCACCCGAGATTCTCCACTGGCACACGGATCGGCCCGGTGACACCGCGCGGTGCTGCCCGGCCTGTGACATGGACCGGTGTGGGGTGCAGAGCTGCGCTCCCGCCGCCGACCCATCCAGACGACATCTACGAGGACCAATGACTCCTGTCGTACTGATCGCCGAAGAACTCGCTCCCGCCGCCATTGACGTGCTTGCCCACGATTTCGACGTACGGCACGTGGACGGCACCGACCGCCCGGCACTGCTGGCCGCGCTCGCCTCCGCCGACGCGGTGATCGTGCGCAGCGCCACCCAGATCGACGCCGAGGCGGTGGCCGCGGCCACCCGACTCAAGGTGGTGGCCCGGGCCGGTGTCGGGCTGGACAACGTGGACGTGCCGGCCGCCACCGCCCGCGGAATCATGGTGGTCAACGCGCCCACCTCCAACATCGTGTCGGCCGCCGAGCAGGCCGTCGCGCTGCTGCTGGCGGTGGCCCGGCACACCGCGAGCGCCAGCTCGGCGCTGAAGGCCGGTGAGTGGAAGCGGTCCCGGTACACGGGCGTCGAGGTGCAGGGCAAGACCGTGGGCGTGGTCGGGCTCGGCCGGATCGGCGTGTTGTTCGCGCAGCGGATGGCGGCGTTCGGCACCCGGCTCATCGCGTACGACCCGTACATCCAGCCGGCCCGCGCGGCCCAGCTCGGTGTCCGGCTGGTGGGGCTGGACGAACTGCTGCGGGACAGCGACTTCATCTCGATCCACCTGCCCAAGACGCCCGAGACGGTCGGCCTGATCGGCGAGAAGGAGCTGTCGATCGTCAAGCCCGGCGTGCGCATCGTCAACGCCGCCCGCGGCGGCCTGGTGGACGAGGAGGCCCTGGCGCACGCCCTGGCCGAGGGCCGGGTCGGTGGCGCCGGCATCGACGTGTACGCCAAGGAGCCGTGCACGGCGTCGCCGCTGTTCGCCTTCGACAACGTGGTCGCCACCCCGCACCTGGGCGCCTCCACGGCCGAGGCGCAGGACAAGGCCGGGCTCGCGGTGGCCCGCAGCGTCAAGCTCGCGTTGCAGGGCGAGTTCGTCCCGGACGCGGTGAACGTGCAGGCCGGCGGCGTGGTCGCCGAGGACGTCCGGCCGCTGCTGCCGCTGGCCGAGAAGCTGGGCAAGGTCTTCACGGCCGTCGCCGGGCAGGTCGCCGCGAGCGTGACCGTGGAGGTCCGGGGCGAGATCGTCGAGAACGACGTGTCGGTGCTGCGGCTCGCGGCCACCAAGGGCCTCTTCACCTCGGTGGTGGAGGAGCAGGTCAGCTACGTCAACGCCCCGCACCTGGCCGCGGACCGCGGCGTCGAGGTGGAGCTGTCGGCGATCGCCGAGACCAGCGAGCAGCCCAACCTGGTGACGGTACGCGGCGCCCTGCCGGACGGCCGGACCGTCAGCGTCTCGGGCACCGTGGTGGGCGGCCCGGGTGGCCGCGACGTGGTGAAGCTGACCGAGGTGGACGGCTTCGACCTGGAGCTGGGCGCCGAGGGCATCCTGCTGTTCTTCCGGTACGCGGACCGGCCCGGTGTGGTCGGCACGGTGGGCTCGATCCTCGGCGAGGCCGGGGTCAACATCGCGGCCATGCAGGTGGCCCGGCGGGAGGCCGGCGGCGAGGCGCTGATGACCCTCACCGTCGACTCGGCGGTCGGGGTCGAGCTGCTCGACTCGGCGGCCGCCTCGATCGGTGCCACCGCCGCGAGCGCCGTGGACCTGCGCGACGAGTAGCGGCGGGCAGCCCTTCCCGGTGACCGGCCCCCGTGGTGCCGCCCCAGGCGGCGGGACCACGGGGGCCGGTCTTCGTGCCGGGGGACTCCGCTACCGGGTGGCCGGCACGGGCTGTGCGGGCGCGGGGCCGACGTACCGGGCCGCCGGACGGATGATCTTGCTGTCCTGCGCCTGCTCCAGCACGTTGGCGCACCAGCCGATCACCCGGCTGGCGGCGAAGGTCGGGGTGAACATCTCCCGCGGCAGCCCGCAGAGTTCCATCACGACGCCGGCGTAGAACTCCACGTTGGTGTGCAGTTCCCGGCCGGGCTTCAGCTCGGCCAGCAGCTCCAGCACCCGCCGCTCCACCGTCACGGCGAAGTCGACCAGGTCGCCGCCGAGCGACCCGGCGATCTCCCGCAGCATCCGCGAGCGGGGATCCTCGGTGCGGTAGACGGGGTGGCCGAAGCCCATGATGCGCTCGCCGGCCAGCACCCGGTCCCGGATCCAGTCGTCGACGCGGTCCGGGGTGCCGATCGCGTCGAGGGTGTCCAGCGCCCGGCTGGGCGCCCCGCCGTGCAGCGGCCCGGAGAGCGCGCCGAGCGCACCGCAGAGGCAGGCCGCCAGGTCGGCGCCGGTCGAGGCGATGACCCGGGCGGTGAAGGTGGAGGCGTTGAAGCCGTGGTCGATGGTGGAGATGAGGTACCGCTCGATGGCCCGGGCGTGCGCCGGCTCGGGTTCCCGACCGGTGAGCATGTAGAGGTAGTTGGCGGCGTACCCGAGGTCGTCCCGCGGTTGCACCGGTTCCGCGCCGGTGCGCAGCCGGTGCAGCGCGGTGAGCAGGGTGGGGGTGAGCGCGCAGGCGGCGAGCGCGTCGGCGCGCCGGGTGGCCGGGTCGGTGTCCAGCAGCGGGCGCATCCCGTGGATCGGGCCGGC is a genomic window containing:
- the ilvC gene encoding ketol-acid reductoisomerase encodes the protein MSVEVYYDDDADLGVIQGRTVAVIGYGSQGHAHALSLRDSGVDVVVGLPEGSKSRAKAQEQGLVVRTPAEAAQAADVIMILAPDTVQRTLYAESIAPHLSAGKALLFGHGFNIRYGFISPPADVDVAMVAPKGPGHLVRRQYVDGKGVPCLVAIEQDASGNALALALAYAKGIGGTRAGVIRTSFAEETETDLFGEQAVLCGGASALVQTGFEVLTEAGYAPEIAYFECLHELKLIVDLMYEGGIARMRYSVSDTAEYGDYSRGPRVIDARVKDEMRRILAEIKAGDFAREWIAEDDAGRPNFTKWRAEGAAHPIEETGQKLRGMMSWVDRPITETA
- the serA gene encoding phosphoglycerate dehydrogenase gives rise to the protein MTPVVLIAEELAPAAIDVLAHDFDVRHVDGTDRPALLAALASADAVIVRSATQIDAEAVAAATRLKVVARAGVGLDNVDVPAATARGIMVVNAPTSNIVSAAEQAVALLLAVARHTASASSALKAGEWKRSRYTGVEVQGKTVGVVGLGRIGVLFAQRMAAFGTRLIAYDPYIQPARAAQLGVRLVGLDELLRDSDFISIHLPKTPETVGLIGEKELSIVKPGVRIVNAARGGLVDEEALAHALAEGRVGGAGIDVYAKEPCTASPLFAFDNVVATPHLGASTAEAQDKAGLAVARSVKLALQGEFVPDAVNVQAGGVVAEDVRPLLPLAEKLGKVFTAVAGQVAASVTVEVRGEIVENDVSVLRLAATKGLFTSVVEEQVSYVNAPHLAADRGVEVELSAIAETSEQPNLVTVRGALPDGRTVSVSGTVVGGPGGRDVVKLTEVDGFDLELGAEGILLFFRYADRPGVVGTVGSILGEAGVNIAAMQVARREAGGEALMTLTVDSAVGVELLDSAAASIGATAASAVDLRDE
- a CDS encoding citrate synthase → MRPGRRGREGFYHYRQYSAIELATACTLEDVWALLIDGELPDPAGWSAFAAEIAPLRRIPDALRPLLPPIARDTGTSPLDGLRTALSLAGPIHGMRPLLDTDPATRRADALAACALTPTLLTALHRLRTGAEPVQPRDDLGYAANYLYMLTGREPEPAHARAIERYLISTIDHGFNASTFTARVIASTGADLAACLCGALGALSGPLHGGAPSRALDTLDAIGTPDRVDDWIRDRVLAGERIMGFGHPVYRTEDPRSRMLREIAGSLGGDLVDFAVTVERRVLELLAELKPGRELHTNVEFYAGVVMELCGLPREMFTPTFAASRVIGWCANVLEQAQDSKIIRPAARYVGPAPAQPVPATR